The stretch of DNA GGAACTGGGCGTCCCTGATGGAAGTTGCTTTGTCGGAATATTTCATAATTGAAAAAATCGAGCTTCAACAGAGTTGGATGGTTTTCAACGTGCGTCCAGCTCAGTTTCTGAAATAAACCTTCTcattcatgtgttgtgtttttagtgtTCAACACATTAATATTCAGCATGAAGCCAAAGACCAGCATCTCAGTGGGTATTGATTCTCTAAAATAACTGTTAGATGGGAAATCAAAGTGAGTTTGTGGAGGTggattatcattttttttttaactcttatttaataaatatctaAGTAGCAAATCGCATCATCTGACAGGCCGAGACCAGGAAGTGGGctaatttgaacattttactACAGTATTTTAGCTAGGAGAAAATATGATAAAGTCATAATCTAAACTTTTGCTGGCTATTTATCTGTTGATTGAATAATGATCCATTAATTCACtttagagctgcgacagttaattgattaatcatcgattacttaattaatcgccaactattttgattatcgattaatcaggTCATGTAGCTTTTATGGAAGAAAAtatccaaattctctgatttcagcttcttacatgtgaaacttctctggtttctttgctcctctatggcagtagagtaaatatcgttggtgtgtgaacaaaacatcatctttggagtcatttttcaccattttatggaccaaacgactaattgattaatccggaaaataattgacagattccTCGATTATGAAAAgcatcgttagttgcagccctaatcgACTTATCACTGCATCATTTGACCTGGTCTCGATCCAGGAAGGTCGTCGAAGCATTGTTCTGGACAAAGaagaccgcacacacacacacacacacacacacacacacacacacacacacacacacacagtaaaaaaaaaaaaaaaagtacaaagaaaGACATCACCGTGATACCTGTGAACCGCCAGGCTGATGACGTCAGGCTGATGACGTCAGCAGTGTCACATTCCTCCgagtttttttttccggacAAACAAAGACGAGGCTTGTCGGGCCGAGCagcggagagaggaagacgacgagTCTCGATCCGTCTAAGTCTCACCCCCGATCAGTTCGAGTGTGTCTGCTCCACAGGCGAGGTAACTTCCATTTTGTTTCGAACAGCTCCGTTGTTCCGTGGGATGCTGCGCGACTCACTGTTCGAAGTTTAACTGCTCTCTTGTCGTCGGGTTTGAAGCGGCACATTTCTCTTCTTCCGTTTGGACTAAATATATTAAgtatatacttttatatatttcaaactTTCATTCGGGGAAAACCAAAATGATCATAGTTAAGTTTTGTCGCTGCAAAGGGTCAAAGGTGCCGATCGCGCTCGTTTACATCAGACGGACATTTGTTGACGTCATTACTTGGTGTTGGTCGGTTAATCGTCAAATATTGAGTCGATTAAGTCATTTacctagaaaaaaacaacacaactgagTTCCCCAGTACAGCTTGGCCATAGTGGGACGGTATTTTGCCTCTGTTCTGCTTGTACTTATGTTTTACACTCCATTGTGTTTCCTGGACTCAGGATGGCCGCCAAGGTCAGCGCGAGGTCAGACGAAGGCCTGATGATGATGCAGGAGCTGGACGACCGGCTGAAGGAGCAGATCGACAAGCTGGAGCACGTTCGCCTCGCTGCCGTGGAGCTGAAGGACACCTTGTCCGAGGTGCGTCTCGCCCCGTACACCTACACGATCACGACCGTTCCAATCGAAAATTCATGTTTTAAATTGAGATCTTAACCCTTTTTGACGTTATCTTCTTGTAACGCAGGGCGACGGGGATCTGACCCAGTCTATCGCCGACCACCTGGAATGGTTGAATCACTTGTCGGAGAGAGTGGAGACTCTTCACATGAACACCAGCGTTTTTGTTCAGGTAAGAAATTAATAGTTTCTAGTTGTATGtaacttacttacttactaatTCAGAGCACGAAAACCTTAAGGGTCATGTGTATACTAAACAGTAGTCACCGCATATAAATGACTTGTGAAGGGAAACTGAGTGACCATCTGTAGGAAGGTCCGCAGACAGTTCTGCTATtccataaaagtaaaaaagaacaGGTCACTATTAATAGGGCCctatatttgtattaaaaattaCTGCACATGGCTgttatatttaaaattattattgaactgctgttttgaagccttgagtttccATATTGGTTTTACTGCAAGCAGAGGTAGAATTAGGGGTGGgaggtctgactgagagctcatccactgcacacccacctacacctgcaaccatacACCTATTGGATGGACCAGCTGTCCATCAGACTGTATCGACGCTTCATTATATATGGCGTTTTATCGtctattttccttttaatgGGACCACAATTTACCAAATGAGCaccatgttgtattgaagaagacttggaactagtgtttgagaccataaactcctcaggaaaatgtttgctgtcattataaatcaagtgagagtagagtcattttctcatagacttctatagaaactgacttctttttgcaactagcaagtcgccccctgctggtaatTCCAGAGAATTCAGAGTgcttcatttatatttttgaatgtcAGAAAATTCATTTAATCCCCAATTTCCAAATGTGTTGTCACCAGAGTGAAAAGGTGAGCaagcagtgaaaagaaaagtttttaatCAGTTCTTACCAAGAGTCCTCATCAACCTATTCATTGAAATCTGggatatgaaaacacaacggACAGGGTACAGTGAATTGGTGTCTCTGCTAATTTCTGCTTCATCTATTCTCCAGATGAATCCCAAGCCTCGTGCATGGGCTGGGAAACAGGGTTCCAAACACGGCTCCCGCTGGGCGCGTCTGCACCAGGCAGAGGACGCCCAGTCTGAGTTTGGATGGTCCCCGATCCGCACACGGCGAAACAGCGACGCTGCCTCTGAAATGTCTTGTAACTGGTGACCTGCTATATTGTGGCTAATAATGACGTCATAATAAGCTACAACATATTGAATGTCTCACTTCCACCAAGTCtttacacatttcacacacatttttagtgagtcattttctctcattGTCAAGCTAAATTTCTAATTCTAATTTAATAGTATAAGTTTAATAGTATACGTTTTTTTATGgccagtatttttgttttgttgaacatgttatgtttttgtttccaaataAACACATAGCTATCCAACCCTGTTAGTGTTGTGTAATGTTTGTTCCCCTTGATGTTATTAAGTTATGCATTACTCAAATtgaagaataaagtcgtaatattacgaCCACAAGTCATTTCAGAAGGAGAATTTCAGAAGATCAATTGAGGAATAAAAATTAGGAATGTGGATCATGTCCTTAGGTTAAGTACTTTAGTTTAGGAATAACAGATAATGAAACACTTCATCTTTTGCCAAATCAGTACCAcattaacataaataaaaggacTCTTTAATGATTGTGCAAGAAGCCGTGTCTATTCTGAACAGAGAATCACACAGACTTGGAGGAAATTGCCTCTTTTGTGAAGCAGGAAATGGCTTTATTTCTCTCGAAATAACATTACTTTTTTCCATTCAATTATGACTTTACTGTCGTGAAATTacttattttccttgaattATTTAGACTTTTTCTCATAAAATTATGCCGTTATTCTCAAATtcagaactttttaaaaattcctcaATATGTTCATAAATATCCGTCGTACTCAAAGTGATGgtaaaagtaaagtaatgtCTAATAAATCACTATGAAACGTGGATGTGGGTCAGTAGAGGCAGCGATGTGCCGCAGGCCGTCTGGTATGTAGGAAACCCAGAAGAAGTGTGTCAGTGGTGCTCCTCCAGCAGGGGTCGCTGCTGACACCCGCTCCTCCACTATGTCACTGTTGACCAGCACAGATTTAGATAAAGTTTTGGCAGAAGGCGAGGATGGAAAAAAGCGGAGCTGCTCTGTCCTAAACATACAAACGAGAGATAATAAAAACCAGACTGGAACTTGAAGGAATCAAACACATGTACCCAAAAACTATTCAACCAAATAACTCCGGAAAGTCTGTTTTAAAACAGGATATAGGTAATACCTAACTAAGTCTGTTGGGGGCGATAATGCGCCACACGGTCGCGACTCGCTAgtgaaaccagaagaagaagaagaaagacgaggaggaagacgaagaagaagaagaagaagaagaagtagtagtagcgTGGGTGATCGTTGTGGAAGGAGCGTCTGATTCGCTGAAGTAGAACTACGTTCTGTAAAAAAAGGTTCCTTTGAACTTATTTTTTGTATCGACATTGAACGTCGCGGACACCGAGTGAAACGCCGGAAGACATGGCAGAGAGCGACTGGGACACGGTGACTGTGTTGAGGAAGAAGGGGCCGACCGCTGCTCAGTCCAAATCCAAGCAGGTTAGCACCAACACCTCGCTTCGTTTGTGTTTCCGTTGTTTCTCCCCCCCGTGAAGCATGTTCTCATCGGCGGATCCTTCCTCGGCGGCCCTCGGCTTGTGGCCAACGCGTGTGACTGATGCACGGTTCGCTTTGGCTTTGATTGTCCCGTCAACAAAACTCTCGCATCGTTGTCATGCGTCCTGCCATGCGAACTGTTGTTAGCTTTAAGGCTACACGCTCGTCCTCGGCAAACCAAACCGCACCTCACCCTGAAACACGTTTTAACTCCGCCCGGGCGAGACACCGTCCCGTTAGCCAGCCGGTGAGATCTTTTTGACGGGTGAGCAAAAGAAGCACTAGCTAGCAGGCTAACCTGACAAATGGTTACTTAGCAGTGGCTACCAGCGGGCACCGCTTCGTGTTGTTTcaactgagctgtgtgtgtgtgtgtgtgtgtgtgtgtgtgtctgtgtgtgtgtgtgtgtgtgtgtctgtgtgtgtgtgtgtctgtgtgtgtctgtgtgtgtgtctgtgtctgtgtgtgtgtctgtgtctgtgtgtgtctgtctgtgtgtgtgtctgtgtgtgtgtctgtgtgtgtgtgtgtgtgtgtctgtgtgtgtgtgtctgtgtgtgtgtgtctgtgtgtctgtgtgtgtgtgtgtctgtgtgtgtgtgtctgtgtgtctgtgtgtgtgtgtgtgtgtgtgtgtgtgtgtctgtgtgtgtgtgtgtgtgtgtgtgtgtgtgtgtgtgtctgtgtgtgtgtgtgtctgtgtgtgtgtgtgtctgtgtgtgtgtctgtctgtgtgtgtgtgtgtgtgtgtgtgtctgtgtgtgtgtgtgtgtgtgtgtgtgtgtgtctgtgtgtgtgtgtgtgtctgtgtgtgtgtgtgtgtctgtgtgtgtgtgtgtgtctgtgtgtgtgtgtgtgtctgtgtgtgtgtctgtgtgtgtgtctgtgtgtgtgtgtgtctgtgtgtgtgtgtgtgtgtgtgtgtgtgtgtgtgtgtgtgtgtgagagtcatGCGATCCTCCCATGCAGACGCCTGGTAAAGCCTCCTGTCTGTTGCTAGacatcccacacacactccctcctcctccatagCGAAGTTTAGAAATGATACAAACGCTCGTATGACACCAGCTGTCACAAAACGTTCAAACATTGTTGATATATCGAGTGTTTTTGGTTGAAGCAGTTTGAAAGGTGTTACAGTGTAACACCTTTCAAAAGTAGTATTGAAGTCTACTTTTATTTTAAGTGCAGTCCGGGTTGTGAATTTTAAAGCTGTTCACATGTCCATGTTCCCTGCAGGCGATCACGGCTGCTCAGAGACGCGGGGAGGACCTCGAGACAACCAAGAAATGTAAACGTCTGCTTTCTGTTGAAATTTGATTAAGGAAACAAGTTATGATCTGTCCAGATGTTCCCCTTAGCCCAAACTGTAATTCTGCAGTCAAAAACTGAACAGGCAAGGGGTGACTGTACCTCTTCTGTGTTGTGATtatgctgtttatttattttttgtctacTTTCCCTGTATAATTTCCCCCCAACTTTACTCGGATCCGCCCGCTCGTCGCTCAGGGTCCGCTGGGCAGAACAAACAGCATCTCGTGTCAAAGAACACGGCCAAGCTGGACCGGGAGACGGAGGAGCTGCACCACGACAGGGTTCCCCTGGAGGTGGGCAAGTACATTCAGCAaggcagacaggagagaggCCTGACCCAGAAAGACCTGGCCACCGTGAGTGTACACACGTCTCATATACCAACATGCACGATATCTGAATTTTTGGGGCCAAAACCAgttaacagacaaaaacaccCCATATCAAATATCCGAAAATCTTTCCTTTATCTCTAGATTAACTTAATCGACCACTGCACTCAGTGCATTCTGCCTGGAAGCCTGGTATTGGCTTAAATGGattgaaaataaacataaaaggGTAGTATTTGTTGCATATTAAATCAGTAATGaaccaaatattattattagtgtgaATTCGGATGTATTAACACTAAACACAGAAGTTTCGCATTCCTGTGTAGTTTTTCATGGCTTAAGGGCCATGTGGTTCAAAACAatcttaaattattattatgtaatatcagtattattatatattctcTTTTCCCACAGAAAATTAATGAGAAGCCTCAAGTCGTGGCAGACTACGAGTGTGGGAGAGCAATTCCCAACAACCAGGTCATGGGCAAGCTGGAGAGAGCAATTGGTAAGAAAactattccctttttttcttcctcccataaataaataaattgtgtttattaaCACTTTGTCTGTTGTGTAACCGGTGTGTTTCATCGCTTCACCTTTAATCTGCATGAACAGGGCTGAAACTACGCGGGAGGGATATTGGCCTACCCCTGGAGCCAAAGACcaagaaatgaacaaaagcCTCGaaatcagccccccccccttatctCCCTTTAACTGAAACCTGAACCCCCTTCCCTCCCCACCTCCCAgaactctcctctcctctctcttcctcatcccCTCCTCTACCTGGGCTGATCTCACCAGTGTCCTGCCTGAGGACCTGGTGATCCACTGCATTACAGGCTGCATAATAACAAGTCATCTGAAAACACTCTCTTGACACATACTGAAACGAATGATCGATCGAACGAACGCATTCTTCAACACAAACTCGGAAGTTCCGTGAATTTCTTCTCACCTGATTTCAGGCTTTGGCATGATAAATTCAACTTTATGATTGTGATgtaaaatcatttcaaagtctTTTTCATGACCAAACAAATGGGTTTGACTAACTGTAATTTTGAGCATGATGTTAAGCCATATGTGCTTGATtgcatctcttctcttccccccacacacacacttgagacAGTGGGTGGATGTCATTACAGTGTTTTAAGGCTGTGCTTTGTTTTgatctgaaaaataaagttgGGCACCGCATGACATTTCTGGGTGAGTTTATTGTCACTGTAGCACAGTTTTCTGGAATATTCCTGAAAACAATTTCTGTCTGTTCATATTTAAGCTGACTGAAACAGAACTTGGATTTTTGTCAGTCGTAATCACGGACAAAGAattctgtgttctctctctct from Scophthalmus maximus strain ysfricsl-2021 chromosome 20, ASM2237912v1, whole genome shotgun sequence encodes:
- the edf1 gene encoding endothelial differentiation-related factor 1 homolog, which codes for MAESDWDTVTVLRKKGPTAAQSKSKQAITAAQRRGEDLETTKKWSAGQNKQHLVSKNTAKLDRETEELHHDRVPLEVGKYIQQGRQERGLTQKDLATKINEKPQVVADYECGRAIPNNQVMGKLERAIGLKLRGRDIGLPLEPKTKK